The proteins below come from a single Plasmodium sp. gorilla clade G2 genome assembly, chromosome: 13 genomic window:
- a CDS encoding CUGBP Elav-like family member 1, with protein sequence MDDHENIDINDNSSDANTANYNQDKNENTSEVNDYSKEDIEGDENVKSSKGKQENNNNTKSSSDKDENTIDYGNHDFPCNPAPPVPIKLFIGRVPKNIEEDQLRPIFEEYGIVNEVVIIRDKITNVHKSSAFVKMASISEADNAIRLLNNQKTLDAQLGSLQVKYASGELNKLGFPQNIESGVDQAKLFIGSLPKNITEDNIKEMFAPYGTVEEVFIMKDNSTGLGKGCSFVKFSYKEQALYAIKSLNGKKTLEGCTRPIEVRFAEPKSSKQPQIPLTLQPMQNPPHAMAPQPSISSPNNINFGNNFSVNNNYPRQVGPWKEYYSGEGRPYYYNEQTNTTQWEMPKEFETLFMNNSANMHNLSESSGPPGANLFIFHVPNEWQQTDLIQAFSPFGELLSARIATEKNTGRNRGFAFVSYDSLESAAAAISQMNGFMALNKKLKVTVKKGEEDEMKKYVNQNGVNSFQQIPRMQKAIPAQPASMQPNLAYHQNPQAQNFFYSNSNSYRCGPY encoded by the exons ATGGATGATCATGAGAATATAGATATTAACGATAATTCTTCTGATGCCAATACTGCAAATTATAATCaggataaaaatgaaaatacatCAGAAGTAAATGATTACAGTAAAGAAGATATTGAAGGAgatgaaaatgtaaaaagTTCAAAGGGAaaacaagaaaataataataatacgaAAAGTTCATCAgataaagatgaaaataCAATAGATTATGGTAATCATGATTTCCCATGTAATCCAGCACCTCCTGTAcctataaaattatttataggAAGAGTACcaaaaaatattgaagaagATCAGTTACGTCCTATATTTGAAGAATATGGTATAGTTAATGAAGTAGTAATTATAAGAGATAAAATAACTAACGTACATAAATCTAGTGCATTTGTAAAAATGGCTTCTATTTCAGAAGCTGATAATGCTATaagattattaaataatcaaaaaaCCTTAGATGCACAATTAGGATCATTACAAGTAAAATATGCATCAGGAGAACTTAACAAATTAGGATTTCCACAAAATATAGAATCAGGGGTTGATCAagcaaaattatttattggTTCTCTtccaaaaaatattacagaagataatattaaagaGATGTTCGCACCATATGGTACAGTTGAAGAAGTTTTTATTATGAAAGATAATTCAACTGGTCTAGGTAAAGGATGTTCATTTGTTAAATTCTCATATAAAGAACAAGCATTATATGCTATCAAATCattaaatggaaaaaaaactTTAGAAGGATGTACTAGACCAATCGAAGTGAGATTTGCAGAGCCGAAATCTTCTAAACAACCACAAATACCATTAACATTACAACCCATGCAAAATCCACCACATGCCATGGCACCACAACCAAGTATAAGTTCTCCAAACAATATTAATTTTGGTAATAACTTTtctgtaaataataattatccaCGTCAAGTTGGACCTTGGAAAGAATATTATTCAGGAGAAGGTAGACCGTATTATTATAACGAACAAACAAACACAACACAATGGGAAATGCCAAAAGAATTCGAAACGTTATTTATGAACAATTCGGCAAATATGCACAATTTATCTGAATCGtcag gcCCGCCTGGTgctaatttatttattttccatGTTCCCAACGAATGGCAACAAACCGATTTAATTCAAGCCTTTTCACCATTTGGTGAATTACTTTCAGCAAGGATAGCGACAGAAAAAAATACAGGTAGGAATAGAGGTTTTGCATTTGTATCATATGATAGTTTAGAAAGTGCAGCAGCTGCTATTTCTCAAATGAACGGATTTATggcattaaataaaaaattaaaagtaaCAGTAAAAAAAGGTGAGGAAgatgaaatgaaaaaatatgttaatcAAAACGGTGTCAATTCTTTTCAACAAATTCCAAGAATGCAAAAAGCTATACCAGCACAACCAGCTTCTATGCAACCCAATCTTGCATATCATCAAAATCCACAAGCACAAAATTTTTTCTATTCAAATAGTAATTCTTATAGATGTGGACcttattaa
- a CDS encoding ADP-ribosylation factor, putative, which produces MGNTVNKETVVTNDNVIRVKTVVPQKKYNILILGLNGSGKTTLLYHNFIPEWTNITSYMEPTIAYHYEEIKWINGRLGFWDLSGNPLMRNIWPLIYRNVKVNAILYIINIMDISDECISENNSLISLLLNDECLQMSCIVLVFNTFNEVHKIQEDVKNDMLMKYKIEDLINHYGNRIHYLFVDCKNCKMDKGWIELMQQISYYF; this is translated from the exons ATGGGTAATACTGTAAATAAGGAAACAGTTGTTACTAATGATAATGTAATAAGGGTTAAAACGGTAGTACCGcaaaaaaagtataatattttaattttggGCCTGAATGGGTCAGGTAAAACgacattattatatcataattttattccag aatggACAAATATAACGTCTTATATGGAACCCACAATTGCGTATCATTATGAGGAAATTAAATGGATAAATGGAAGACTTGGTTTTTGGGATTTATCCGGAAATCCTTtg aTGAGAAATATTTGGCcattaatatatagaaatgtAAAAGTGAACgcaattttatatattattaacattatgGATATATCAGATGAATGTATATCAGAAAATAACTCATTAATAAGCCTTTTGTTAAATGATGAATGTTTACAAATGTCATGTATTGTTTTAGTTTTTAACACATTTAATGAGGTACACAAAATACAAGAAGATGTTAAAAATGATATgcttatgaaatataaaattgaaGATTTAATTAATCATTATGGTAATCGAATACATTATCTTTTTGTTGATTGCAAAAATTGTAAAATGGACAAAGGATGGATAGAACTGATGCAACAAATATCTTATTacttttga